The genomic segment CCTCCGCCCCGTAAGTCAGGGAGAACGGAGTCTCATGAGTGGCTGTCCTCGCGTAGTGCGGTAAGCCCAGAGGACGCTAGGGAGTTCATCTAGCCAGCTAGACTGGGCCAGTTCCAGCCTAGTCTTCAATCCTTACAGAATGGTTCGATTAGCATTCTCTACCTGGCCGTTGGCGTGGGATGACCGACCGAGGTGAAGTGTTGGTTGATCCCGAGCTCCGCGCACCAGCTCCGGAAGGGGTTTTCTGCGAATTGTCGCCCATTGTCGGATATCAAGACATGCGGGATCCCGAAGTGGCAGACTATGTTCTTCCAGAAGAATTTCTGAATTGCCCTTCCAGAGATAGTGGTCAAAGGTTCGGCCTCCATCTATTTTGTGAAATAGTCGATGGCCACCACGAGGTGTTCGTACCTCCCGAGAGTTCGGGGAAAGGGACCAAGGAGGTCTATTCCCCACTGGGCAAAGGGCCAAGGACTATGGATGGGGACCATCTCCCGAGCGGGCTGGTGACGCAGCAGGGCGTGCACCTGACAAGCTCGGCATTTCTGAACAAGAGCCGCGGCATCCCGAAACACCGAGGGCCAGTAGTAGATTAGGAGCAGGCATTTTTTGGCCAACACTCGGGACCCCACACGTGCCGCGCACAGGCCTTTGTGAACTTCTCGGAGGACATAGTCGCCCTCCTCAGGAGTTATGCACTTTAGTCAAGGAGACAGATACGACCTCCTGTAGAGGGTCCCCCCGGCGTAGGCGTACTTAGCAACTCTGAGCTGGAGTCGGCGAGCCTCGGTTTTGTTCACTGGGAGGGCACCCGAGCTGAGGAAGTCCACGAGGGGAGTCATCCAAGTGGTCGGGCTGTCTATAGCCAAGACCTGGACCTGGCCAATATTTTTTTGCTTAACTACCTCCACCAAGACTTCCTTGCTCAGGTGGAAAAACGAGGAGGACGCCAGTTTCGACAGGGCGTCCGCCCGCTTGTTTTGTGATCTCGGCATCCGCTGAATCTCAAAAATGTCGAATAGTTTTATCGTCTCCCGCACCTTAGTCAGATATTGTTTCATGACATCTTCCTTGGCCTCGTACTCCCCGCGGACCTGGCAGACTACGAGCGGAGAGTCACTCCGGACCCTGATCGCGGCTATACCCATCTGGTGGGCTATCCGCAACCCTGTCAATAGGGACTCGTACTCAGCCTCATTGTTGGATGCCGGGAAGTCAAATTTGAGTGCGTAGGTCAGCTCTTCCCCAATAGGCGAGATGAGCAGCAGGCCGGCTCCGCTCCCCTCCTTACTCGAGGCTCCGTCCATAAATAGTACCCACGGTTCTTCCGGCCGTGCCTCCTCAGGCAAAGAGCTCGGCTCAGTCACTGAAAAATTGGCTCCCTCGGTGAGGAAGTCTGCCAAGGCCTGAGCTTTGATAGCGGTACGGGGCTGATAGCCGATGTCGTGCTCGGCCAGTTCGACGGCCCATTTGGTCATTCTGCCCGAGACCTCAGGTTTTGTGAGTATCTGTCGTAAGGGTTGATCCGTCAGGACAGTAATGCTGTGAGCCTAGAAGTAAGGTCGGAGCTTCCGAGCGGCGTGCACCAAGGCGAGGACCAATTTTTTCGTCGGCGTGTACCGCGTCTCCGGCCCTTGTAAAGCACAGCTAACGTAGTATATTGGCCTTTGAGCCCCCCTGTCCTCCTGCACCAAAACCGCGCTAACGGCCTCATTGCGAGCAGACAAATATAGGAACAGGGTTTCTCCCTGCTCCGGGGCAGTCAGAGCAGGTAGCTCAGCCAGGTATGCCTTTAGATCGGTGAAGGCTTTCTAGCATTCCTCCGTCCATTGAAAATCCTTAGGTGTTTTTAGGATTCGAAAGAAGGGCAGCCCTCTTACCGCGGAGCGCGAGAGGAATCTATTCAGCGCAGCCATTCTTCCCGTGAGCCGCTGGACTTCCTTGACGTTCCTCGGAGGGGCCATGTCCATGATGGCCTGGAGTTTATCCGGGTTGGCCCGGATCCCATCTCGGGAGACCAGGAAGCCCAGGAACTTTCCCGACCTGACCCCGAAGGTACACTTCTTTGGGTTCAGCCGCATCCGGCTTTCCCACAGGATGTTCAGGATTTCCCTCAGGTCGGGAACGAACTGCCGGTCAGTTCGACTCTTGACGATCATATCGTCCACATAGACCTCCATACTCCTGTCGATCTGACTCTGGAATAGTTTGTTGACCAGGCGCTGGTAGGTAGCGACAGCGTTTTGCAATCCAAACGACATTTTCCGGTAGCAGTACGTCCCTTCCTCGGTGATGAAGGAAGTCTTTTCCCGATCTTTTTCGGCCATCTCTATCTGGTGGTATCCCTTGAAGGCATCCAGGAAACACAAAACGTCAAAACCCACAGTAGAGTCTACTAACCTGTCGATTCTTGGCAAGGGGAAGTAGTCCTTTGGGCAGGTCTTGTTAAGATCTGTGAA from the Coffea arabica cultivar ET-39 chromosome 11e, Coffea Arabica ET-39 HiFi, whole genome shotgun sequence genome contains:
- the LOC140021434 gene encoding uncharacterized protein; this translates as MTKWAVELAEHDIGYQPRTAIKAQALADFLTEGANFSVTEPSSLPEEARPEEPWVLFMDGASSKEGSGAGLLLISPIGEELTYALKFDFPASNNEAEYESLLTGLRIAHQMGIAAIRVRSDSPLVVCQVRGEYEAKEDVMKQYLTKVRETIKLFDIFEIQRMPRSQNKRADALSKLASSSFFHLSKEVLVEVVKQKNIGQVQVLAIDSPTTWMTPLVDFLSSGALPVNKTEARRLQLRVAKYAYAGGTLYRRSYLSP